A window from Acidobacteriota bacterium encodes these proteins:
- the tsaD gene encoding tRNA (adenosine(37)-N6)-threonylcarbamoyltransferase complex transferase subunit TsaD, with the protein MTAVLGIETSCDETAAAIVESTGDADRPWRIRSNVIASQADIHREWGGVVPEIASRQHVRDICGVVERALEQGERSLADIDAIAVTQGPGLVGALLVGVSFAKAMAAALGKPVVPVHHLAGHIESLFLDHGPLPLPALVLVVSGGHTSLYLVPEPGRYRLIGRTRDDAAGEAYDKVAKLLGLGYPGGPVIDRLARDGNPSAVDLPRPRFTHADRNAAPPDLVTADAGAPRTLPEFSFSGLKTAVLRHLQLRGVAAGVPGSDADAGSALSQQDVADIAASFQRVVVATLLDRTFEAARECGARSVGISGGVSANSQLRRDAQARGEREGVPVFVPRLSLSTDNAAMIAAAGLRKLELGAPAPADFNAAASLPIF; encoded by the coding sequence GTGACGGCGGTGCTCGGCATCGAGACGTCGTGCGACGAGACGGCGGCCGCGATCGTCGAGTCCACGGGAGATGCCGACCGGCCGTGGCGGATCCGATCGAACGTGATCGCGTCGCAGGCCGACATCCACCGCGAGTGGGGAGGCGTCGTGCCGGAGATCGCCTCCCGTCAGCACGTCCGTGATATCTGCGGCGTCGTGGAGCGGGCGCTCGAGCAGGGGGAACGCTCGCTCGCCGACATCGACGCGATCGCCGTGACGCAAGGGCCGGGTCTCGTCGGCGCCCTGCTCGTCGGCGTCTCGTTCGCGAAAGCGATGGCGGCCGCGCTCGGGAAGCCAGTCGTGCCGGTGCACCATCTGGCCGGGCACATCGAGTCGCTGTTTCTCGACCACGGGCCGCTGCCCTTGCCGGCACTGGTGCTCGTCGTCTCGGGTGGGCACACGAGCCTCTATCTCGTGCCGGAGCCTGGCCGCTACCGGCTGATCGGACGGACGAGAGACGACGCGGCCGGAGAGGCCTACGACAAGGTCGCCAAGCTGCTCGGCCTCGGCTATCCAGGTGGCCCCGTGATCGATCGGCTGGCGCGCGACGGCAATCCCTCTGCCGTCGACCTGCCGCGGCCTCGCTTCACGCACGCGGATCGCAATGCGGCGCCGCCGGATCTCGTGACGGCCGACGCTGGAGCGCCGCGCACGCTTCCGGAGTTCAGCTTCTCGGGGTTGAAGACGGCGGTTCTCCGGCACCTGCAGCTCCGCGGCGTGGCCGCTGGAGTACCCGGATCCGACGCCGACGCCGGCTCCGCGCTGTCGCAACAGGACGTGGCCGACATCGCGGCCAGCTTCCAGCGCGTCGTCGTCGCCACGTTGCTCGATCGCACGTTCGAGGCCGCCCGCGAATGCGGCGCGCGGAGCGTGGGCATTTCTGGTGGCGTGTCGGCCAACAGCCAGCTCCGGCGCGACGCGCAGGCAAGAGGAGAGCGGGAAGGCGTCCCCGTCTTCGTGCCGAGGCTCTCGCTCTCCACCGACAACGCGGCGATGATCGCCGCCGCAGGGTTGAGAAAGCTCGAGCTGGGCGCGCCCGCGCCCGCGGACTTCAACGCCGCCGCATCGCTGCCGATCTTCTGA
- a CDS encoding purine-nucleoside phosphorylase, whose product MATYFDRVEAAAAWLRGRLGEPPSVAVVLGSGLSSFAENVRGGTRIPYERIPGWPVSRVVGHPGFAVAGTVAGRRVLALAGRVHAYEGLDMPAVTFAVRALGRLGVTTLILTNAAGGINPRFSRGALMLVEDHVNFTGANPLIGPNDERFGRRFPDMSQVYSVRLRRIAQDTAQAMGLALEHGTYIGVTGPSYETPAEIKAFRTLGADAVGMSTVAEALAARHMGIEVLAISCISNMAAGMTVHPVTEEEVLETTSRVRAEFVALLEGIIGRI is encoded by the coding sequence ATGGCCACGTACTTCGATCGCGTCGAGGCGGCCGCGGCCTGGCTCCGCGGGCGGCTCGGCGAGCCGCCATCGGTCGCCGTCGTGCTCGGGTCGGGGCTGTCCTCGTTCGCCGAGAACGTCCGCGGCGGCACCCGCATCCCGTACGAGCGGATTCCGGGCTGGCCCGTCTCGCGCGTCGTGGGACATCCGGGGTTCGCCGTCGCCGGCACCGTCGCGGGCCGGCGCGTGCTGGCGCTCGCCGGCCGCGTGCACGCGTACGAGGGGCTCGACATGCCGGCCGTGACGTTCGCGGTCCGCGCGCTCGGCCGTCTCGGCGTGACGACGCTCATCCTGACGAACGCGGCCGGCGGCATCAACCCGCGCTTCAGCCGCGGCGCTCTGATGCTCGTCGAGGACCACGTCAATTTCACCGGTGCCAACCCATTGATCGGTCCGAACGACGAACGGTTCGGCCGGCGGTTTCCCGACATGTCGCAGGTGTACTCGGTGCGCTTGCGTCGCATCGCTCAGGACACGGCACAGGCGATGGGCTTGGCGCTCGAGCACGGCACCTACATCGGCGTCACGGGGCCGAGCTACGAGACGCCTGCCGAGATCAAGGCGTTCCGCACGCTCGGCGCCGACGCCGTCGGGATGTCGACGGTGGCCGAAGCGCTCGCGGCGCGCCACATGGGCATCGAGGTGCTGGCCATCTCCTGCATCTCGAACATGGCGGCAGGCATGACCGTCCATCCCGTCACCGAGGAGGAAGTGCTCGAGACGACGAGCCGCGTCCGCGCCGAGTTCGTCGCCTTGCTCGAAGGCATCATCGGCCGGATTTGA
- a CDS encoding NupC/NupG family nucleoside CNT transporter, which produces MARLQPVLGLLLIGLVAYAWSSNRRAIRLRAIAWGMGLQFLFALIVLRTSAGQAVLEVIGDRIRRLLGYSMVGSSFVFGPIGDQPVWQRLMTAALGPDGAQYGTIFAFQIAPAIIFVAALFAVLYHLGLMQIVVGLFAVVMHRLLGTSGAESVNVAASLFMGQSEAPLTIRPYLARATVSELMTIMTSGMAHISGALMVAYIAFGMEPRHLLTAVIMTAPGTIVLAKMFVPETGRPDTLGTVRLGRISNDVNVIDAAGRGSSEGLWLALNVVAMLISFVALVALANALLGWAGGFVGRPDFSLQLVFGWLLAPVAWCLGVPWRDAPVIGNLLGTRMVLNEFIAYAQLGPLKASLDPRSFTVATFALCGFANIGSIGIQIGGIGSLIPDRRQELALLGVRAMIAGTLANFASACIAAILL; this is translated from the coding sequence ATGGCCCGCCTGCAGCCCGTCCTCGGACTCCTCCTCATCGGGCTCGTCGCGTACGCCTGGTCGTCGAATCGGCGGGCGATTCGGTTGCGCGCGATTGCGTGGGGCATGGGGCTGCAGTTCCTGTTCGCGCTGATCGTGCTCCGGACGTCGGCCGGCCAGGCGGTGCTCGAAGTGATCGGCGACCGGATCCGCCGGCTGCTCGGCTACTCGATGGTCGGTTCGTCGTTCGTCTTCGGCCCGATCGGCGACCAGCCGGTCTGGCAGCGGCTGATGACGGCGGCGCTCGGACCGGACGGCGCGCAGTACGGGACGATCTTCGCGTTCCAGATCGCGCCCGCGATCATCTTCGTCGCCGCACTCTTCGCGGTGCTCTATCACCTCGGCCTCATGCAGATCGTCGTCGGGCTGTTCGCCGTCGTGATGCATCGGCTGCTCGGCACGAGCGGCGCCGAGTCGGTCAACGTCGCCGCCAGCCTCTTCATGGGCCAGTCGGAAGCGCCGCTGACGATTCGGCCCTACCTCGCGCGTGCGACCGTGTCCGAGCTGATGACCATCATGACGTCCGGCATGGCGCACATCTCCGGTGCGCTGATGGTCGCCTACATCGCGTTCGGCATGGAACCGCGGCATCTGCTGACCGCCGTGATCATGACGGCGCCAGGCACGATCGTGTTGGCGAAGATGTTCGTGCCAGAGACCGGCAGGCCGGACACGCTCGGCACCGTGCGGCTGGGGCGGATCTCGAACGACGTGAACGTGATCGACGCGGCCGGGCGCGGCAGCTCCGAAGGGTTGTGGCTCGCGCTGAACGTCGTGGCCATGCTGATCTCGTTCGTGGCGCTCGTCGCGCTCGCGAACGCGCTGCTCGGATGGGCGGGCGGTTTCGTCGGCCGGCCGGACTTCAGCCTGCAGCTCGTGTTCGGTTGGCTGCTCGCGCCCGTGGCCTGGTGTCTGGGGGTGCCGTGGCGCGATGCGCCCGTCATCGGCAACCTGCTCGGCACCCGCATGGTGCTCAACGAGTTCATCGCCTACGCGCAGCTCGGCCCGTTGAAGGCGTCGCTCGATCCGCGGTCGTTCACGGTGGCGACCTTCGCCCTCTGCGGGTTCGCGAACATCGGATCCATCGGGATTCAGATCGGCGGCATCGGATCGCTGATCCCGGATCGCCGGCAGGAGCTGGCCCTGCTCGGCGTGCGCGCGATGATTGCCGGGACGCTCGCGAACTTCGCATCGGCCTGCATCGCCGCGATACTGTTGTAG
- a CDS encoding methylated-DNA--[protein]-cysteine S-methyltransferase — protein MNAGRSQFASRVLRLVSLIPPGRVATYGDLARLAGRPRAARAVGALMRAAPRDDLPYHRVVAAGGRLGGYGGREAFKRDLLRAEGVPVVGQRIRQFEQHRWKGQRKEGKGQKMGPTAASNVPAADAV, from the coding sequence GTGAACGCCGGACGGTCGCAGTTCGCTTCCCGCGTTCTGCGACTCGTCAGCCTCATCCCGCCCGGACGGGTCGCGACGTACGGCGACCTGGCACGGCTGGCAGGCCGTCCCCGCGCGGCGCGAGCCGTGGGCGCCCTGATGCGGGCGGCTCCGCGCGACGATCTGCCGTATCACCGCGTAGTCGCCGCCGGCGGCCGGCTCGGCGGCTACGGCGGACGCGAGGCGTTCAAGCGCGACCTGCTCAGAGCCGAGGGCGTCCCTGTCGTCGGCCAGCGCATCCGCCAGTTCGAGCAACACCGTTGGAAAGGGCAAAGGAAAGAGGGAAAAGGGCAAAAGATGGGGCCAACGGCGGCCAGCAACGTGCCGGCGGCGGATGCCGTCTAA
- a CDS encoding zf-HC2 domain-containing protein: MRTCRDIEPLLSLLVDGLLADDAQAEVRAHVRECPACRGLLTDLERLRSTARSLGPIAPASAAWHRIEDRLKVDATVPDAPVLASGRRALLQWFGLAAALLLVTAVVYVARGRVAPADQSADGTATTVDGVAAEVGRATASYERAIRELETAAATTDDGMAPAVVAVVRTNMGAIDTAIADSQAALEENPESESARTSLFEALRRKIALLQTTVTLINDMRAGNEEGAAQAAEQLGKQS, from the coding sequence ATGCGGACGTGCCGCGACATCGAACCGCTCCTCAGCCTCCTCGTCGACGGCCTGCTGGCCGACGACGCGCAGGCGGAGGTCCGGGCCCACGTTCGCGAGTGCCCCGCGTGCCGCGGCCTGTTGACGGATCTCGAGCGGCTGCGCTCGACGGCGAGGTCGCTCGGTCCGATCGCCCCGGCATCGGCGGCGTGGCACCGGATCGAGGATCGACTCAAAGTCGACGCAACCGTCCCGGACGCACCGGTCCTCGCGTCGGGCCGGCGGGCCTTGCTGCAGTGGTTCGGCCTCGCCGCGGCGCTGCTGCTCGTCACGGCGGTGGTGTACGTCGCGCGCGGGCGGGTGGCACCAGCCGATCAGTCGGCCGACGGCACGGCCACCACGGTGGACGGCGTCGCCGCCGAAGTGGGACGGGCAACCGCCTCGTACGAGCGCGCCATCCGCGAACTGGAGACGGCGGCGGCCACGACCGACGACGGCATGGCGCCCGCCGTCGTCGCGGTCGTCCGCACGAACATGGGAGCGATCGACACCGCGATTGCGGACAGCCAGGCCGCCCTGGAGGAGAACCCCGAGAGCGAGTCGGCGCGCACCAGTCTCTTCGAAGCGCTGCGGCGCAAGATCGCGCTGCTGCAGACGACCGTGACCTTGATCAACGACATGCGGGCCGGCAACGAGGAAGGCGCGGCCCAGGCCGCCGAACAGCTCGGAAAACAATCATGA
- the mtnA gene encoding S-methyl-5-thioribose-1-phosphate isomerase: MLPTIEWQRDAVVMVDQRKLPGEERYVHCRTPAEVARAIKTMVIRGAPAIGVAAAMGLALGVRKSRAQGTRQLAVEFNKQCELMARTRPTAVNLFWAIDRMKAAFAEGAQAGQSVEELASRLEREALAIHDEDVQSCRDMGRFGADIVPPTGRVLTHCNAGALATAGYGTALGVIRAAAERGRITQVYADETRPFLQGARLTAWELVRDGVPTTVIAESMAGPLMRRGQVDVVVVGADRIAANGDAANKIGTYTVALLARAHDVPFYVAAPLSTIDLGTPSGDRIPIEERPAREMTHAGPARVVPEGASVWNPAFDVTPAHLIAGIITEKGIARPPFAESLPALFAGTRREVGDAV; this comes from the coding sequence ATGCTCCCGACGATCGAGTGGCAGCGTGACGCCGTCGTGATGGTCGATCAGCGCAAGCTGCCCGGCGAGGAACGTTACGTACACTGCCGGACGCCCGCCGAGGTCGCCCGCGCGATCAAGACGATGGTCATCCGCGGCGCGCCGGCCATCGGCGTCGCCGCCGCGATGGGCCTCGCGCTCGGCGTGCGCAAGAGCCGGGCGCAGGGCACGCGGCAGTTGGCCGTCGAGTTCAACAAGCAGTGCGAGCTGATGGCCCGGACCCGTCCGACCGCCGTCAACCTGTTCTGGGCGATCGACCGCATGAAGGCGGCATTCGCCGAGGGGGCGCAGGCCGGCCAGTCGGTCGAGGAGCTTGCGTCCCGCCTGGAGCGGGAGGCGCTCGCCATCCACGACGAAGACGTCCAGAGCTGCCGCGACATGGGGCGATTCGGCGCCGACATCGTGCCGCCGACCGGCCGCGTGCTGACTCACTGCAATGCCGGCGCGCTCGCGACGGCAGGCTACGGCACCGCGCTCGGCGTCATCCGCGCCGCTGCCGAGCGAGGCAGGATCACGCAGGTGTATGCCGACGAGACCCGGCCCTTCCTGCAAGGCGCGCGGCTGACCGCCTGGGAACTGGTGCGCGACGGTGTGCCGACGACCGTCATCGCCGAGAGCATGGCCGGGCCCCTGATGCGACGCGGCCAGGTCGACGTCGTCGTCGTCGGTGCAGACCGCATCGCGGCGAACGGCGATGCCGCCAACAAGATCGGCACCTATACGGTCGCGCTCCTGGCCAGGGCGCACGACGTGCCGTTCTACGTCGCCGCCCCGCTGTCCACCATCGATCTGGGGACACCGAGCGGCGATCGCATTCCCATCGAAGAACGGCCCGCGCGCGAGATGACGCACGCGGGCCCGGCTAGGGTCGTGCCCGAGGGCGCGTCGGTGTGGAACCCGGCATTCGACGTGACGCCGGCTCACCTCATCGCCGGCATCATCACCGAGAAAGGCATTGCGCGGCCGCCGTTCGCCGAGAGCCTGCCGGCGCTCTTCGCCGGGACGCGACGCGAGGTCGGGGACGCCGTGTGA
- a CDS encoding RNA polymerase sigma factor: MPSKSENVPVSTYADRALADRCRAQVPGAFEEVYRAYAPRMFGLICRMTGRSHAEDLLQETFLTAHRKLGSYRGDAALGTWLFRVATNVCLDHLRSRGYRSGRLMDELPDEVQDERRPESAVLGVIDRLDLERAVSALPPGARTVFVLHDVEGFEHREIAAMLDISEGTSKSQLHRARLRLRDLLASPAVPGERRA, from the coding sequence ATGCCGTCTAAGTCAGAGAACGTGCCCGTTTCGACTTACGCAGATCGTGCGCTCGCCGATCGGTGTCGCGCGCAGGTGCCCGGGGCATTCGAGGAGGTGTACCGGGCGTACGCGCCGCGGATGTTCGGTCTGATCTGCCGGATGACCGGGCGCAGCCACGCGGAGGATCTGCTGCAGGAGACGTTTCTGACGGCACACCGCAAGCTCGGCAGCTACCGAGGCGACGCGGCGCTCGGTACCTGGCTGTTCCGCGTCGCGACCAACGTCTGCCTCGACCATCTGCGGAGCCGGGGCTACCGTTCGGGCAGGCTGATGGACGAGTTGCCGGACGAAGTCCAGGACGAGCGCCGCCCCGAGAGCGCGGTGCTCGGCGTCATCGATCGGCTGGATCTCGAGCGCGCCGTCTCCGCGCTGCCGCCCGGCGCCCGCACCGTGTTCGTGCTGCACGACGTGGAAGGGTTCGAGCACCGGGAAATCGCCGCCATGTTGGACATCTCGGAAGGGACGTCGAAGTCGCAGTTGCACCGTGCCCGGCTGCGGCTCCGCGATCTGCTGGCGTCGCCGGCCGTCCCGGGAGAGCGGAGGGCGTGA
- a CDS encoding alkaline phosphatase family protein has product MRLFLPAGAALVAAVLSWPSLSAQAPGAATPAVPAPPRLVVVVAVDQMRADYVSMYGAHWKAGLHEIFNNGAYFVDAAYPYGGTKTCAGHSSIGTGTVPATHGMIDNEWYDVETRAFVTCTEDATAQSMRFPIGSGNEHHSGARLLVPTLAEQVAEQRHGRVVSVAGKARSAIGLGGHGGPNAVIVWQEDSGSWATSSRLARVRSPEIVRFVRARPAFSLGDQTWGRFLPEASYRFEDAAPGEPADNTFPHLFADPIRTARTTQTIEDFWARTPALDNYIGALASSLVADLGLGQRPAATDVLTVGFSALDLVGHTYGPRSHEVQDVLARLDQTIGQLLSLLDRAVGRDRYVLALSADHGVAPLPEQAAAGTDAGRITSLLPTGRAIDGALRAALGPGRYVEAISSTSFYFRPGVLDRIKATPAAANAVQSVLLGTKGVQAMYWSWDLASATPTTDPVLAMMRKSYMARRSGDLVIVLKPLWVLGTEANHGSPHDYDTHVPVAFYGAGVKAGRYGGPATPIDIAPTLARLAGIRLARTDGQVLSDALTRPQP; this is encoded by the coding sequence ATGCGCCTCTTCCTTCCCGCTGGCGCCGCGCTCGTGGCTGCTGTGCTCTCGTGGCCGTCGCTATCGGCGCAGGCGCCGGGAGCGGCGACCCCTGCGGTTCCCGCGCCTCCCCGCCTCGTCGTCGTCGTCGCCGTCGATCAGATGCGGGCCGACTACGTCTCGATGTACGGCGCGCACTGGAAGGCGGGCCTGCACGAGATCTTCAACAACGGCGCGTACTTCGTCGACGCCGCGTACCCGTACGGCGGGACGAAGACGTGCGCCGGCCACTCGTCGATCGGCACCGGCACGGTGCCGGCGACACACGGGATGATCGACAACGAGTGGTACGACGTCGAAACCCGCGCGTTCGTGACGTGCACCGAGGACGCCACCGCGCAGTCGATGCGCTTTCCGATCGGCTCGGGGAACGAGCACCACAGCGGCGCGAGGCTGCTCGTGCCGACGCTGGCCGAACAGGTCGCCGAGCAGCGGCACGGCCGCGTCGTCTCGGTCGCCGGCAAGGCCCGATCGGCGATCGGCCTGGGCGGGCACGGCGGCCCGAACGCGGTGATCGTCTGGCAGGAAGACAGCGGATCGTGGGCGACCTCGTCGCGGCTCGCGCGCGTCCGTTCGCCGGAGATCGTCCGCTTCGTCCGCGCACGGCCCGCGTTCTCGCTCGGCGACCAGACCTGGGGACGGTTCCTGCCCGAGGCCTCGTACCGCTTCGAAGACGCCGCCCCGGGCGAGCCTGCCGACAACACCTTCCCCCACCTGTTCGCCGATCCGATTCGAACGGCCCGGACGACGCAGACGATCGAGGACTTCTGGGCGCGCACGCCGGCGCTCGACAACTACATCGGCGCGCTGGCGAGCTCGCTCGTCGCCGATCTCGGGCTGGGACAGCGTCCGGCGGCGACCGACGTGCTGACCGTGGGATTCTCGGCGCTGGACCTCGTCGGTCACACCTACGGTCCGCGAAGCCACGAGGTCCAGGACGTGCTCGCGCGGCTCGACCAGACGATCGGCCAACTGCTGTCGCTGCTCGATCGCGCCGTCGGCCGGGACCGCTACGTGCTCGCCCTCTCCGCCGACCACGGCGTTGCGCCGTTGCCGGAGCAGGCGGCCGCTGGAACGGACGCCGGCCGAATCACCAGCCTGCTTCCGACGGGACGGGCGATCGACGGCGCGCTGCGCGCCGCGCTCGGGCCGGGCCGATACGTCGAGGCCATCTCCAGCACGTCCTTCTACTTCCGGCCGGGCGTGCTCGACCGGATCAAAGCGACGCCGGCGGCCGCCAATGCCGTGCAGTCGGTCCTGCTCGGCACGAAGGGCGTGCAGGCGATGTACTGGTCGTGGGACCTTGCGTCAGCGACGCCGACAACCGATCCGGTGCTCGCGATGATGCGCAAGAGCTACATGGCGCGCCGCTCAGGCGATCTCGTCATCGTGCTGAAGCCCTTGTGGGTGCTCGGCACCGAAGCCAACCACGGCTCACCGCACGACTACGACACACACGTGCCGGTCGCCTTCTACGGCGCCGGCGTGAAGGCCGGACGCTACGGCGGCCCCGCGACCCCGATCGACATCGCACCGACGCTGGCCCGGCTCGCGGGCATACGGCTCGCCCGCACCGACGGGCAGGTGCTGAGCGACGCGCTGACCAGACCGCAGCCGTGA